One Streptomyces sp. RPA4-2 genomic window carries:
- the aceB gene encoding malate synthase A translates to MSTSAPTHRVRVLAAPGDRHDEILTPAALDFVGRLAAAFSGRRRELLKERRRQAIRLAAGAPLDFPLATAAVRADPSWRVAAPAPGLGDRRVEITGPPDRRRAVNALTSGAHVWMADFEDATSPTWDNIVGGQLTLLDAVERRLDFTTEEGKEYRLATIMVRPRGWHLTEEHLEFDGGAVPASLVDFGLYFFHCARRQIDAGYGPYFYLPKLENRYEARLWNDVFVLAQQLLGIPRGTVRATVLIETITAAVEMEEILHALREHSAGLNAGRWDYLFSLIKTFGHRADVLLPDRAAVTMTAPFLRAYTELLVRTCHRRGAHAIGGMAAHVPGQDRAAHEAALAEVRLDKEREAEDGFDGSWVAHPGLVPVCREAFDGVLGDRPHQIERTRGDTEVDAADLLPVRRVGGPPTEEGVRTNIAVTLRYFDAWLRGSGAVALYGLMEDAATAEIARVQIWQWLRQRAVDRETVLRLLDDELAALGAEYPWAAVDEVRSLFERNTLEPELPLFFTPDAYTRHLVRHAEAA, encoded by the coding sequence ATGTCCACCAGTGCACCGACTCACCGCGTACGGGTCCTCGCGGCACCGGGCGACCGCCACGACGAGATCCTCACACCCGCCGCCCTGGACTTCGTCGGCCGCCTCGCCGCGGCCTTCTCCGGGCGTCGCCGGGAACTCCTGAAGGAGCGCAGACGGCAGGCCATACGGCTCGCGGCGGGAGCCCCGCTGGACTTCCCGCTCGCCACCGCCGCCGTCCGCGCCGATCCCTCCTGGCGCGTGGCGGCGCCGGCTCCCGGACTCGGCGACCGCCGCGTCGAGATCACCGGCCCACCGGACCGCCGTAGGGCCGTCAACGCCCTCACCTCCGGTGCGCACGTGTGGATGGCGGACTTCGAGGACGCCACCTCCCCCACCTGGGACAACATCGTCGGCGGCCAGCTCACGCTGCTCGACGCCGTCGAACGCCGCCTCGACTTCACCACGGAGGAGGGCAAGGAGTACCGGCTCGCCACCATCATGGTGCGCCCCCGAGGCTGGCATCTGACGGAGGAACACCTTGAGTTCGACGGCGGAGCCGTACCAGCCTCACTCGTGGACTTCGGTCTGTACTTCTTCCACTGCGCGCGGCGGCAGATCGACGCCGGGTACGGCCCGTACTTCTACCTGCCGAAGCTGGAGAACCGCTACGAGGCGCGTCTGTGGAACGATGTCTTCGTCCTCGCCCAGCAGTTGCTCGGCATCCCCCGCGGTACCGTCCGGGCCACCGTCCTGATCGAGACGATCACCGCAGCCGTGGAGATGGAGGAGATCCTCCACGCGTTGCGCGAGCACAGTGCCGGCCTCAACGCGGGCCGTTGGGACTACCTGTTCAGTCTGATCAAGACCTTCGGTCACCGCGCGGACGTCCTGCTGCCTGACCGGGCGGCTGTGACGATGACCGCGCCGTTCCTGCGCGCGTACACCGAACTGCTGGTACGCACCTGCCACCGGCGGGGGGCCCACGCCATCGGCGGCATGGCCGCCCACGTGCCGGGCCAGGACCGGGCCGCTCACGAGGCGGCCCTGGCCGAGGTCCGGCTCGACAAGGAGCGTGAGGCCGAGGACGGCTTCGACGGCTCCTGGGTCGCCCACCCCGGTCTCGTGCCGGTGTGCCGTGAGGCCTTCGACGGTGTCCTCGGCGACCGGCCCCATCAGATCGAGCGCACCCGCGGCGACACCGAGGTGGACGCCGCGGACCTGCTGCCCGTACGCCGCGTCGGCGGGCCGCCCACCGAGGAGGGCGTGCGCACCAACATCGCGGTCACGCTCCGCTACTTCGATGCCTGGCTGCGCGGCAGTGGGGCCGTCGCCCTGTACGGCCTGATGGAGGACGCGGCGACCGCGGAGATCGCCCGCGTACAGATCTGGCAGTGGCTACGGCAGCGTGCCGTCGACCGGGAGACGGTGCTGCGGCTGCTCGACGACGAACTCGCCGCACTGGGTGCCGAATACCCGTGGGCCGCCGTGGACGAGGTGCGGTCCCTCTTCGAACGCAACACCCTGGAACCGGAGTTGCCCCTGTTCTTCACCCCGGACGCCTATACCCGCCATCTCGTCCGGCACGCCGAGGCGGCCTGA
- the aceA gene encoding isocitrate lyase — translation MAEAKTTKAEELAARWATDPRWQGIERTYRAQDVVRLSGSVREEHTLARRGAERLWRQLHEQDYIHALGALTGGQAVQQVKAGLQAIYLSGWQVAADANQAGHTYPDQSLYPVNSVPQVVRRINNALLRADQIAGAEGGTDTTDWPAPIVADAEAGFGGPLNAFELTKAMIAAGAAGIHYEDQLASEKKCGHLGGKVLVPTSQHIRTLNAARLAADIADVPTLIVARTDALAATLLTSDVDEPDAEFVTGERTAEGFYRVRGGMAPVIARGLAYAPYADLIWVETGTPDLAQAREFAEAIHAEHPDQMLAYNCSPSFNWKAALDDDQIAKFQRELGAMGYRFQFITLAGFHSLNHGMFDLARGYAEYGMTAYVDLQEREFAAQEHGFTAVRHQREVGTGYFDLVSTAVNPASSTTALAGSTEEEQFH, via the coding sequence ATGGCAGAGGCGAAGACGACGAAGGCCGAGGAGCTCGCGGCGCGTTGGGCCACGGATCCCCGCTGGCAGGGCATCGAGCGCACCTACCGTGCGCAGGACGTCGTACGGCTGTCCGGCAGCGTCCGTGAGGAGCACACGCTGGCCCGGCGCGGAGCCGAGCGCCTGTGGCGGCAGTTGCACGAGCAGGACTACATCCACGCGCTCGGCGCGCTGACAGGTGGGCAGGCGGTGCAGCAGGTGAAGGCGGGCCTGCAGGCGATCTACCTGTCCGGATGGCAGGTGGCGGCCGACGCCAACCAGGCCGGGCACACCTACCCCGACCAGAGCCTCTACCCCGTCAACTCCGTTCCGCAGGTGGTGCGTCGGATCAACAACGCACTGCTGCGCGCCGACCAGATCGCCGGCGCCGAGGGCGGCACGGACACCACCGACTGGCCGGCTCCGATCGTCGCGGACGCGGAGGCGGGCTTCGGCGGCCCACTGAACGCCTTCGAACTGACCAAGGCGATGATCGCGGCCGGCGCGGCGGGCATCCACTACGAGGACCAGCTCGCCTCGGAGAAGAAGTGCGGGCACCTCGGCGGCAAGGTCCTGGTGCCCACCTCGCAGCACATCCGTACGCTCAACGCGGCCCGCCTGGCGGCCGACATCGCCGACGTGCCCACGCTCATCGTCGCCCGCACCGACGCGCTGGCCGCGACCCTGCTGACCAGCGACGTCGACGAGCCTGACGCCGAGTTCGTCACCGGAGAGCGAACGGCTGAGGGCTTCTACCGCGTGCGGGGCGGCATGGCACCCGTCATCGCCCGCGGCCTCGCCTACGCGCCCTACGCGGATCTCATCTGGGTCGAGACCGGCACCCCGGACCTCGCCCAGGCCCGTGAGTTCGCCGAGGCCATCCACGCGGAGCACCCGGACCAGATGCTCGCCTACAACTGCTCGCCCTCCTTCAACTGGAAGGCCGCTCTGGACGACGACCAGATCGCCAAGTTCCAGCGGGAACTGGGCGCGATGGGCTACCGCTTCCAGTTCATCACCCTCGCCGGGTTCCACTCCCTCAACCACGGCATGTTCGACCTGGCACGCGGCTACGCCGAGTACGGCATGACCGCCTACGTCGACCTCCAGGAACGCGAGTTCGCCGCCCAGGAACACGGCTTCACCGCGGTCAGGCACCAACGCGAGGTCGGCACCGGTTACTTCGACCTCGTCTCCACCGCCGTGAACCCCGCCTCCTCCACCACCGCTCTCGCCGGCTCCACCGAGGAAGAGCAGTTCCACTAG
- a CDS encoding short-chain fatty acyl-CoA regulator family protein, giving the protein MSKTFAGARLRRLREERRMSQAELARVLDISPSYLNQMEHDSRPLTVPVLLRLTEAFGVDPGFFSERDTTRLVADLREALAGDITEAKVSPSDLADLAARMPAVARVLLDLGRRNQDLTERLAGATNGRGGVGEAPGSPHEEIRDFFYRHRNYLHDTDLAAERLAEDIGIRPGDVLRALTARLADEHGVRLAAETADHLHHYDAASRTLHLSNRLRPGQRAFRMATQLALLEYGDELDRQSGADFPAGSPTHALARIGIANYFAAALILPYRTFHAAAEEVRYDIERLTDRYGLGYETVCHRLSTLQRPRLRGVPFSFVRVDRAGNLSKRQSATDFHFSRAGGTCSLWNVYEAFAVPGRIHVQIAEMPDGQRYLWTARALTRHRGGWGEPGKTFAIGLGCEVRHAARLVYADGLDLGDTAAATPIGMGCRSCERTDCPQRAAPPLGRRLRIDENDSTFVPYPVVGPAP; this is encoded by the coding sequence GTGAGCAAGACGTTCGCGGGAGCGCGGCTGCGGCGGCTGCGCGAGGAGCGCCGGATGAGTCAGGCCGAACTGGCCCGCGTCCTGGACATCTCACCCAGCTATCTCAATCAGATGGAACACGACTCACGGCCGCTCACCGTGCCGGTCCTGCTGAGGCTGACCGAGGCCTTCGGCGTCGATCCCGGCTTCTTCTCGGAGCGCGACACCACCCGGCTGGTCGCGGACCTGCGGGAGGCTCTGGCCGGCGACATCACCGAGGCAAAGGTGTCACCGTCCGACCTCGCGGACCTCGCCGCGCGCATGCCGGCGGTCGCCCGGGTCCTGCTCGACCTGGGCCGCCGCAACCAGGACCTGACAGAACGGCTCGCCGGAGCCACGAACGGCCGGGGCGGCGTCGGCGAGGCGCCGGGCTCGCCGCACGAAGAGATCCGGGACTTCTTCTACCGGCACCGGAACTACCTCCACGACACCGACCTGGCCGCCGAGCGACTCGCGGAGGACATCGGTATCCGGCCCGGCGACGTCCTGCGAGCTCTCACCGCCCGGCTGGCCGACGAGCACGGCGTGCGCCTGGCCGCGGAGACCGCCGACCACCTGCACCACTACGACGCGGCGTCCCGCACGCTCCATCTCTCCAACCGCCTGCGCCCTGGCCAGCGGGCCTTCCGTATGGCGACCCAACTCGCGCTGCTGGAGTACGGAGACGAACTCGACCGCCAGTCCGGCGCCGACTTCCCCGCCGGGTCACCGACGCACGCGCTGGCCCGTATCGGCATCGCGAACTACTTCGCCGCCGCGCTGATCCTGCCGTACCGCACCTTCCACGCGGCGGCGGAGGAGGTGCGCTACGACATCGAACGCCTCACCGACCGCTATGGCCTCGGCTACGAGACCGTCTGCCACCGCCTGAGCACCCTTCAGCGTCCGAGGCTGCGCGGAGTGCCCTTCTCGTTCGTCCGGGTCGACCGGGCCGGCAACCTGTCCAAACGGCAGTCCGCGACCGACTTCCACTTCTCCCGGGCGGGCGGCACCTGCTCTCTGTGGAACGTCTACGAGGCGTTCGCCGTCCCCGGCCGCATCCACGTCCAGATCGCCGAAATGCCGGACGGCCAGCGCTACTTGTGGACGGCCCGCGCGCTCACCCGGCACCGCGGTGGCTGGGGCGAACCCGGCAAGACCTTCGCCATCGGCCTGGGCTGCGAGGTCCGCCATGCCGCGCGTCTGGTCTACGCCGACGGGCTCGACCTCGGCGACACCGCCGCGGCCACCCCCATCGGCATGGGCTGCCGCAGCTGCGAACGGACCGACTGCCCGCAGCGCGCGGCGCCCCCGCTCGGCCGGCGACTGAGGATCGACGAGAACGACAGTACGTTCGTCCCCTACCCCGTGGTCGGCCCTGCGCCGTGA
- a CDS encoding aromatic acid exporter family protein, whose protein sequence is MQHSTILPERVMAKAAGAMRHLAHRMRSERPGHVVRGAKALIAALLAWGVAAPWSPGGSPYLAVATALLMVNASTVYQSVTKAAQNVVAKLAGLVLALATAWLFGVTAGSVAVIAVVAVLGGPRRRTDDRLQIASTAVIALAATATAPVGSLVVPVLQTLTGAVAGIAVNALVLPPLYVDESEAAVREVAHSIGALLRDMGDGLAERNLTAKAHTWLHRARTLEKRLTHAEERLRQADESLRWNTRCVAHARRKDVTYGEAFRILRGATLQVRGIARTLADNAHDRHADHHLGQQFLDRYAETLGLAGAAVQEFVEPGAATGSSGASRDRLRGAIDGVLVWHDTMTQLIGRGSLTKPGAWYVYGSLMTDVERLLADLDYADAR, encoded by the coding sequence GTGCAGCATTCAACCATTTTGCCCGAGCGTGTCATGGCGAAGGCGGCCGGGGCGATGCGTCACCTGGCCCACCGGATGCGTAGCGAGCGGCCGGGCCATGTCGTGCGTGGCGCGAAGGCCCTGATCGCCGCATTGCTCGCCTGGGGTGTCGCGGCTCCGTGGTCTCCCGGGGGCAGTCCGTACCTGGCGGTCGCCACGGCACTGCTCATGGTCAACGCGTCGACGGTGTACCAGTCCGTGACCAAGGCGGCGCAGAACGTGGTCGCGAAGCTGGCGGGCCTGGTCCTCGCTCTCGCGACCGCGTGGCTGTTCGGGGTGACCGCCGGCAGCGTCGCCGTCATCGCGGTCGTCGCGGTGCTCGGAGGGCCTCGCCGTAGGACCGACGACCGGCTCCAGATCGCCTCGACGGCGGTCATAGCCCTGGCCGCCACGGCGACGGCTCCGGTGGGAAGCCTCGTGGTCCCCGTGCTCCAGACGCTGACCGGCGCGGTGGCGGGTATCGCCGTGAACGCGCTCGTCCTGCCTCCGCTGTACGTGGACGAGTCCGAAGCGGCCGTGCGCGAGGTCGCCCACTCCATCGGGGCGCTGCTGCGCGACATGGGTGACGGTCTGGCCGAGCGGAACCTCACCGCGAAGGCGCACACGTGGTTGCACCGGGCGCGCACCCTGGAGAAGCGCCTGACGCACGCCGAGGAACGGCTGCGTCAGGCCGACGAGAGTCTGCGGTGGAACACGCGGTGTGTCGCGCACGCGAGGCGCAAGGACGTGACCTACGGCGAGGCGTTCAGGATCCTGCGCGGCGCGACTCTCCAGGTGCGCGGTATCGCGCGGACGCTGGCCGACAACGCCCATGACCGCCACGCGGACCATCACCTGGGGCAGCAGTTCCTCGACCGGTACGCCGAGACCCTGGGGCTGGCGGGGGCGGCCGTTCAGGAGTTCGTCGAGCCCGGTGCGGCGACCGGGTCGTCGGGTGCGAGCCGGGACCGGCTGCGCGGGGCGATCGACGGCGTCCTGGTCTGGCACGACACCATGACCCAGCTGATCGGCAGGGGCAGCCTCACCAAACCGGGCGCCTGGTACGTGTACGGCTCGCTCATGACCGACGTGGAGAGGCTGCTGGCCGATCTGGACTACGCGGACGCGCGCTGA
- the chvE gene encoding multiple monosaccharide ABC transporter substrate-binding protein has protein sequence MRNRRAALAALAGAVSVALTLSACGKDTKGSPEGGTIGIAMPTQASERWIADGKNVVKDLRAKGYKTKLVYGEDNPKTQVSQIQDLITQGVSALIVAAIDNRSLNNVLQQAAAAHIPVISYDRLILGTKNVDYYASFDNEQVGRLQARYIVDKLGLEDGKGPFNIELFAGSADDNNTKYFFNGAMHLLKPYLDSKQLVVQSGQTALSDVTTLRWDGPTAKKRMDDVLAKWYGGKKVDAVLSPYDGISIGVLTALKADGYGSPAKPLPVITGQDAELASVKSIIAGGQSQTVYKDTRELADVTANMVDAVLTDQQVRVNDTRTYENGAKAVPAYLLQPKSVDKSNYEVALVATGYYTDAELK, from the coding sequence ATGCGCAACCGAAGAGCTGCCCTCGCAGCCCTCGCCGGAGCTGTTTCCGTCGCTCTCACCCTGTCCGCCTGCGGCAAGGACACCAAGGGCAGCCCCGAGGGCGGCACCATCGGCATCGCGATGCCGACGCAGGCCTCCGAGCGCTGGATCGCCGACGGCAAGAACGTCGTCAAGGACCTGAGGGCGAAGGGGTACAAGACGAAGCTGGTCTACGGTGAGGACAACCCGAAGACCCAGGTATCGCAGATCCAGGACCTGATCACGCAGGGCGTCAGCGCACTGATCGTCGCGGCCATCGACAACAGGTCGCTGAACAACGTGCTTCAGCAGGCCGCCGCCGCCCACATCCCGGTGATCTCCTACGACCGGCTCATCCTCGGTACCAAGAACGTCGACTACTACGCCTCCTTCGACAACGAGCAGGTCGGCCGGCTCCAGGCCCGCTACATAGTCGACAAGCTCGGTCTGGAGGACGGCAAGGGGCCGTTCAACATCGAGCTCTTCGCCGGCTCCGCCGACGACAACAACACCAAGTACTTCTTCAACGGCGCCATGCACCTCCTGAAGCCCTACCTGGACAGCAAGCAACTGGTCGTCCAGTCCGGTCAGACCGCGCTCTCCGACGTGACCACCCTGCGCTGGGACGGTCCCACCGCGAAGAAGCGCATGGACGACGTTCTCGCCAAGTGGTACGGAGGCAAGAAGGTCGACGCGGTCCTGTCGCCGTACGACGGCATCTCCATCGGCGTCCTGACGGCGCTGAAGGCGGACGGCTACGGTTCCCCCGCCAAGCCGCTGCCGGTCATCACCGGTCAGGACGCCGAGCTCGCCTCGGTCAAGTCGATCATCGCGGGCGGGCAGTCGCAGACCGTCTACAAGGACACCCGCGAGCTGGCGGACGTCACGGCGAACATGGTCGACGCCGTACTGACCGACCAGCAGGTGAGGGTCAACGACACCCGGACGTACGAAAACGGCGCCAAGGCCGTGCCGGCCTATCTGCTGCAGCCGAAGAGCGTCGACAAGTCCAACTACGAGGTCGCCCTGGTCGCGACCGGTTACTACACCGACGCCGAGCTGAAGTAG
- a CDS encoding calmodulin-binding protein, producing the protein MRRITSRICTLAASTLLALTVGQAGPAGAATDAAYFNLRDVTGHNFVIEITRPALIQEAREIVKHEERKIVIGRIIKTQARYNPQWDFHYNPDTVSFADAAIEVCDSTIPYVEDHLDEAGGPFLPGLYWCPWTGRLTAEVSAP; encoded by the coding sequence ATGCGACGCATCACTTCCAGGATCTGCACCCTCGCGGCCAGCACGCTGCTCGCCCTGACCGTAGGCCAGGCCGGACCTGCCGGTGCCGCCACCGACGCCGCGTATTTCAACCTGCGGGACGTCACCGGCCACAACTTCGTAATCGAGATCACCAGGCCGGCCCTGATCCAGGAAGCCCGCGAGATCGTCAAGCACGAGGAACGCAAGATCGTCATCGGCAGGATCATCAAGACCCAGGCCCGCTACAACCCCCAGTGGGACTTCCACTACAACCCCGACACCGTGAGCTTCGCGGACGCGGCCATCGAAGTCTGCGACTCCACCATCCCTTACGTAGAGGACCACTTGGACGAGGCCGGCGGCCCCTTCCTACCCGGTCTCTACTGGTGCCCCTGGACCGGACGCCTCACCGCCGAGGTCTCCGCGCCGTAG
- a CDS encoding LLM class flavin-dependent oxidoreductase has translation MRTATTIEASTGRWSETVDFVVEAEKLGMDICWVAEAWGSEAPSPLGYLAARTERMLLGSGIIQLATRTPTAIARAAITLSDISEGRFLLGLGSSGPQVIEGLHGVPFARPLSRMRETVDIVRQAVAGEKIAYEGREFTIPLPGGQARPMRMSLRAEYDLPVYLATLSPKMLKLTGEVADGWLGTSFVPEGAKEAYFDHLDAGLAAGGRTRASLDVCQGAEVAFAEDEDALRAMVAARKKELAFSLGGMGSATTNFYNDAYSRQGWAEVAAEVHERWQAGDRDGAAGLVTDEMVLGTTLIGTEDMVRERLCVWRAAGVDTVRFYPAGETLDARLTTLGRALDLVRQVEAGGADG, from the coding sequence ATGCGTACGGCTACGACGATCGAGGCATCGACAGGCCGCTGGAGCGAGACCGTCGACTTCGTGGTGGAGGCCGAGAAGCTCGGGATGGACATCTGCTGGGTGGCGGAGGCCTGGGGTTCCGAAGCCCCCTCCCCACTTGGCTACCTGGCCGCGCGGACCGAGCGGATGCTGCTCGGTTCCGGGATCATCCAGCTCGCGACCCGCACCCCGACGGCCATCGCCCGCGCCGCCATCACGCTCTCCGACATCTCCGAAGGACGCTTCCTCCTCGGTCTCGGCTCCTCCGGTCCCCAGGTGATCGAGGGCCTGCACGGCGTACCGTTCGCGCGCCCGCTGTCGCGGATGCGGGAGACCGTGGACATCGTCCGGCAGGCGGTCGCGGGCGAGAAGATCGCCTACGAGGGACGGGAGTTCACCATTCCGCTGCCGGGCGGCCAGGCGCGGCCCATGCGGATGTCGCTGCGCGCCGAATACGACCTGCCCGTCTACCTGGCCACCCTGTCGCCGAAGATGCTGAAACTCACCGGGGAGGTGGCGGACGGCTGGCTGGGCACGAGTTTCGTGCCGGAGGGCGCCAAGGAGGCGTACTTCGACCACCTGGACGCGGGCCTCGCCGCCGGCGGACGTACGCGGGCGAGCCTCGACGTCTGCCAAGGCGCCGAAGTGGCCTTCGCCGAGGACGAGGACGCGCTGCGCGCGATGGTGGCCGCCCGGAAGAAGGAACTCGCCTTCAGCCTGGGCGGGATGGGCTCCGCGACCACGAACTTCTACAACGACGCCTACAGCAGGCAGGGTTGGGCGGAGGTCGCCGCCGAGGTCCACGAGCGCTGGCAGGCCGGAGACCGGGACGGGGCGGCGGGTCTCGTGACGGACGAGATGGTGCTCGGTACGACACTGATCGGCACGGAGGACATGGTGCGTGAGCGGCTCTGCGTCTGGCGCGCCGCCGGTGTCGACACCGTCCGCTTCTACCCCGCGGGTGAGACGCTCGACGCCCGGCTCACCACTCTGGGAAGGGCGCTCGACCTCGTACGCCAGGTGGAGGCCGGCGGCGCGGACGGCTGA
- a CDS encoding SRPBCC family protein, translating into MEWTGARYADKPTVEARTRIDAPPRRVWELVSDIHLMPTLSAELQSVHWLDKVTTPAVGARFVGRSRHESLGEWETTSYVVEYEQDHVFAWAVADPQLPSALWRFTLESARAGTELTQWMQMGPGRSGLSFAIDRMPDKEQKIVFVRLREFERSMAGTVDAIRKLAEDAEGAGA; encoded by the coding sequence ATGGAGTGGACGGGCGCGCGTTACGCGGACAAACCGACGGTCGAGGCGAGGACCCGGATCGACGCTCCACCGCGGCGGGTGTGGGAGCTGGTCTCCGACATCCATCTCATGCCGACGCTCAGTGCCGAACTGCAGTCGGTCCACTGGCTCGACAAGGTCACGACTCCCGCGGTCGGCGCCCGCTTCGTCGGCCGGAGCAGGCACGAGTCGCTCGGCGAATGGGAAACCACCTCGTACGTCGTGGAGTACGAGCAGGACCACGTGTTCGCCTGGGCGGTCGCGGATCCCCAACTTCCCAGCGCCCTCTGGCGATTCACCCTTGAGTCCGCGCGAGCCGGTACCGAACTGACCCAGTGGATGCAGATGGGCCCCGGACGTTCGGGGCTTTCCTTCGCGATCGACAGGATGCCGGACAAGGAGCAGAAGATCGTGTTCGTACGGCTGCGGGAATTCGAGCGGAGCATGGCCGGCACGGTCGACGCCATCAGGAAGCTGGCCGAGGACGCGGAAGGGGCCGGTGCGTGA
- a CDS encoding helix-turn-helix domain-containing protein, with product MRRTSFANWPCSIARTMDLLGDWWTPLVLREAFYGIKRFDDFQQELGIARNTLTARLRRLVDEGLMEKKAYQHEPVRYDYVLTDMGRDFFGVLAAMNSWGDRWLSGEQGPPVVFHHDACGRESAAEVVCADCGEPMTAEDTHPRLGPGYPRHLAERPAIRQRFTA from the coding sequence ATGAGGCGGACTTCTTTTGCGAACTGGCCGTGCTCCATCGCACGCACGATGGATCTGCTCGGCGACTGGTGGACGCCCCTGGTCCTACGGGAGGCGTTCTACGGGATCAAGCGGTTCGACGACTTCCAGCAGGAGCTGGGTATCGCCCGCAACACCCTCACCGCCCGGCTCCGGCGGCTGGTGGACGAAGGCCTCATGGAGAAGAAGGCCTACCAGCACGAGCCGGTGCGCTACGACTACGTCCTCACCGACATGGGCCGCGACTTCTTCGGTGTACTGGCGGCCATGAACAGCTGGGGCGACCGCTGGCTCAGCGGCGAGCAGGGACCACCGGTCGTCTTCCACCATGACGCCTGCGGGCGCGAGAGCGCCGCCGAGGTGGTCTGCGCCGACTGCGGGGAACCCATGACGGCGGAGGACACCCATCCCCGCCTCGGCCCCGGATACCCCCGCCACCTCGCCGAACGCCCCGCCATCCGGCAACGCTTCACGGCCTGA
- a CDS encoding zf-HC2 domain-containing protein → MLTSIKECGTIRDLLAGHALQALGTDDASAVVAHVTACGGPCRDEYDRLAAVPAHLSLLREALVCERDANRRARVADRRECGHVPIRRRNPARVAVTRRLTLAQWVSRTACVR, encoded by the coding sequence ATGCTCACCTCGATCAAGGAATGCGGCACGATCCGTGACCTCCTCGCCGGACACGCGCTCCAGGCCCTCGGCACCGACGACGCGAGCGCGGTCGTCGCCCACGTGACGGCCTGCGGCGGCCCCTGCCGGGACGAGTACGACCGTCTCGCGGCCGTACCGGCCCACCTGTCCCTTCTGCGTGAAGCCCTGGTCTGCGAGCGGGACGCGAACAGGCGGGCGCGCGTCGCCGACCGTCGCGAATGCGGGCACGTGCCGATCCGTCGGCGCAATCCGGCCCGAGTGGCCGTGACCAGGCGGCTCACGCTGGCCCAGTGGGTCAGCCGCACCGCGTGCGTCCGGTGA
- a CDS encoding response regulator transcription factor encodes MTIRVLLADDQALLRGTFRMLFDSTDDMETVGEAANGREAVELARTQHPDVVLMDIRMPDMDGIDATRIICESEDLAEVKVLILTTFEDDEHVTEALRAGASGFLGKGARPEELIEAVRTVADGEALLSPSATRALIGRFLAQPDPCPTAVHERLEDLTPRERDVVGLVALGLSNDEIAGRLFVSPLTAKTHVNRAMTKLAARDRAQLVVIAYQCGLVGPATQPAPS; translated from the coding sequence ATGACGATCCGCGTACTGCTCGCCGACGACCAGGCCCTGCTCCGCGGCACCTTCCGGATGCTGTTCGACTCCACCGACGACATGGAGACGGTGGGTGAGGCCGCCAACGGCCGCGAGGCGGTGGAACTGGCGCGTACGCAGCACCCCGACGTCGTCCTGATGGACATCCGCATGCCGGACATGGACGGCATCGACGCGACGCGGATCATCTGCGAGTCGGAGGACCTGGCAGAGGTCAAGGTGCTCATCCTGACCACCTTCGAGGACGACGAGCACGTCACCGAAGCGCTGCGTGCGGGGGCGAGCGGCTTCCTGGGCAAGGGTGCCCGGCCCGAGGAACTCATCGAAGCCGTCCGCACGGTCGCGGACGGCGAGGCGCTGCTCTCCCCGTCGGCGACCCGGGCGCTGATCGGACGGTTCCTGGCCCAGCCGGACCCGTGCCCGACCGCCGTCCACGAACGGCTGGAGGACCTGACCCCACGCGAACGCGATGTCGTGGGACTGGTCGCGCTCGGCCTGTCCAACGACGAGATCGCGGGTCGCCTGTTCGTCAGCCCGCTGACGGCCAAGACCCACGTCAACCGGGCCATGACCAAGCTGGCCGCGCGTGACCGGGCGCAGCTCGTGGTCATCGCCTACCAGTGCGGTCTCGTCGGCCCGGCGACGCAGCCCGCCCCCTCCTGA